GGCAATTTGCAAATGTGATAATTTTACAATTATGTAAAACTTTATTTTTGATCAATCAATATAGTAATGGAAGAGATCAAAAACGATAATTTGATTTTGACACTTACCCTTGAATTTGCAATTGAGATTGTGAAATATTGTGATTCTTTAGAAGAAAAGAAAAAAATTGTAATTGCCCGGCAACTTTTAAAATCAGGAACATCAATAGGAGCTAATGTTCGTGAAGCTCAAAATGCAGAAAGTAAATCTGATTTTATTCACAAATTCAAAATTGCAGCAAAAGAAGCTGAAGAAACCGAATATTGGTTGCTAATTTGTAAAAAATCGAATGGATACCCGGATCCACAATTCCTAATGGAAAAATTAACATCAATACAAAAAGTTATAACCAAAATAATAGTATCATCAAAAAAATAATCAATACCCCAATAAATCAACACATCAGCAAATCATCACATCAGCAAATCATCACATCAGCAAATCATCACATCAGCAAATCATCACATCAGCAAATCAACACATCAGCAAATCATCACATCAGCAAATCATCACATCAGCAAATCATCACATCAGCAAATCATCATATCAGCAAATTACCTAATTTGCACATGATGCCTACCATTCTCGCCATAGAATCTTCCTGTGATGAAACAGGCGCAGCTGTGTACAGCGAAGGAAAAATTTTGTCGAATACCATCGCCAGTCAGAA
This sequence is a window from Patescibacteria group bacterium. Protein-coding genes within it:
- a CDS encoding four helix bundle protein, whose amino-acid sequence is MEEIKNDNLILTLTLEFAIEIVKYCDSLEEKKKIVIARQLLKSGTSIGANVREAQNAESKSDFIHKFKIAAKEAEETEYWLLICKKSNGYPDPQFLMEKLTSIQKVITKIIVSSKK